Proteins from one Athalia rosae chromosome 8, iyAthRosa1.1, whole genome shotgun sequence genomic window:
- the LOC105686679 gene encoding ribosome quality control complex subunit NEMF homolog — protein MKTRFSTYDLVCSTTELQRLVGMRVNQIYDIDNRTYLIRLHRGEEKVVLLLESGNRIHTTAFEWPKNMAPSGFSMKMRKHLKNKRLESLTQLGVDRIVDLQFGSGEAAYHVILELYDRGNIVLTDYQKTILNILRPHTEGEKVRFAVKEKYPSDRAHLTTMPSIDKIQEYIMNGKPGEPLKKILNPHVEFGPAIIDHVLLQADFPAGCKIGKGFDTATDFPKLATALKNAENIFQEATKNISKGYITQKKELRPSQDGTESYIFASVEFHPMLFEQHKNLPYKEFESFDLAVDEFFSGLEGQKLDLKALQQEREAMKKLDNVRQDHDQRLVSLEKTQELDKQKAELITRNQALVDNVILIIRRALANQMSWPDIQSFLKDAQAAGDPVASVIKQLKLEINHVSLLLSDPYVNSDDDDDQIQEVQLKPMIIDIDLAHSAFANATRYYDQKRSAAKKQQKTIESQGKALKSAEKKTKQALKDVQTIHSINKARKVYWFEKFYWFISSENYLVIGGRDQQQNEVIVKRYLRPGDVYVHADLTGASSVVVKNTGGGPVPPKTLAEAGTMAVSYSVAWEAKVVAGAWWVNSDQVSKTAPTGEYLTTGSFMIRGKKNYLPPCQLIMGLGFMFRLEESSIERHKDERKVRTLEEDAISESTVMSDHEIELESDSNDEDEDANPVTRLNPIQETESDVTATLAASAVTDREKNSENKEGDSESDSDEGPHFPNTQIKINLPVGTMKPHLTAIPPAKPRAENEEEDEENVIYLGDEKPVMLTKKQEKKAPKITHQKKQPPKEEQNEKEAKQKDKDLPKRGQKGKLKKIKEKYKDQDEEDRRLLMEALKSAGSAKEDKRRNKNKDPSGPKQQGKKKGTPFTPKPTPVNPNNEEDGEEDVGPAPEVDMLDQLTGKPVAEDELLFAVPVVAPYNTLNSYKFKVKMTPGTGKRGKASKTAVAMFLRDRATTPREKDLLKAVKDEVIARNLPGKVKISAPQMQKHRK, from the exons ATGAAGACTCGTTTCAGCACGTATGACTTGGTATGTTCTACAACTGAGCTACAAAG ACTCGTTGGCATGCGTGTCAACCAAATATATGATATTGATAACAGAACATATCTTATCCGATTACATCGTGGCGAAGAGAAAGTTGTATTGCTCCTTGAATCAGGAAACAGAATCCACACAACTGCTTTCGAATGGCCCAAAAATATGGCACCGTCTGGATTCAGTATGAAG ATGCGTAAACATCTCAAGAACAAACGCCTCGAGAGTCTTACTCAACTCGGAGTTGATCGAATTGTTGATTTACAATTTGGATCAGGGGAAGCTGCGTATCATGTTATTTTGGAATTGTACGATCGTGGTAATATTGTTCTCACTGATTACCAGAAGACTattctcaacattttgagacctCACactgaaggagaaaaagttaG GTTTgcagtgaaagaaaaatatccatcGGATCGTGCGCATTTGACAACAATGCCGTCCATTGATAAGATCCAGGAGTACATTATGAATGGAAAGCCTGGAGagcctttgaaaaaaattttaaatccaCACGTGGAATTCGGACCTGCTATTATCGATCACGTTCTACTACAGGCGGATTTCCCAGCTGGTTGTAAAATTGGAAAAGGTTTTGACACTGCCACAGATTTCCCAAAGCTTGCCACAGCTCTAAAGAACGCTGAGAACATTTTTCAAGAGGCTACGAAAAATATTAGCAAGGGTTACATCacgcaaaaaaaagaactgagACCCTCACAGGATGGTACAGAGTCGTACATATTTGCAAGTGTCGAATTCCATCCCATGCTATTTGAACAGCACAAAAATCTTCCTTACAAGGAATTTGAATCCTTCGATCTTGCGGTGGATGAGTTTTTCTCCGGGCTAGAGGGTCAGAAACTTGATCTAAAGGCTCTGCAGCAGGAAAGAGaagcaatgaaaaaattagacaacGTGCGACAGGATCACGATCAGAGATTAGTGTCATTGGAAAAGACTCAAGAATTAGATAAACAAAAAGCAGAGCTAATTACACGGAATCAAGCTCTGGTGGACAACGTGATCCTGATCATTCGACGGGCATTAGCCAATCAAATGTCTTGGCCGGATATACAGTCTTTCTTGAAAGATGCTCAAGCTGCAGGTGATCCAGTTGCGTCTGTTATAAAGCAgttaaaattggaaataaaccATGTCAGTTTGCTATTAAGTGATCCATACGTAAACagcgacgatgatgacgatcaAATTCAGGAAGTTCAGTTGAAGCCAATGATCATCGACATAGATTTGGCTCATTCTGCGTTTGCTAATGCCACGAGATATTATGATCAAAAACGGTCAGCAGCtaaaaaacagcaaaaaacAATCGAATCACAAGGGAAAGCTCTAAAgtcagctgaaaaaaaaactaaacaggCTCTGAAAGATGTACAAACTATACATAGCATCAACAAGGCCAGGAAGGTTTACTGGTTCGAAAAGTTTTATTGGTTCATCAGCTCAGAAAATTATCTAG TTATCGGTGGTAGAGATCAGCAGCAGAATGAGGTCATTGTGAAAAGATACCTTCGACCAGGAGATGTCTATGTCCACGCCGATCTCACCGGTGCCAGTTCTGTTGTAGTGAAAAATACTGGAGGCGGGCCGGTCCCACCTAAAACATTGGCAGAGGCTGGAACTATGGCTGTTTCATACAG CGTTGCATGGGAGGCAAAAGTGGTGGCTGGTGCTTGGTGGGTGAACAGCGACCAGGTATCAAAGACAGCACCAACTGGTGAATATCTTACCACAGGATCATTCATgatacgtggaaaaaaaaattacttaccACCGTGTCAACTGATTATGGGGTTGGGATTCATGTTTCGACTCGAAGAGAGTTCCATAGAAAGACATaaggatgaaagaaaagttcGCACTCTAGAAGAGGATGCTATCTCTGAATCAACTGTGATGTCGGATCACGAGATAGAACTGGAAAGTGATTCTAATGACGAAG ATGAAGATGCGAATCCGGTGACCCGATTAAATCCAATCCAGGAAACCGAGTCTGACGTGACTGCCACATTGGCTGCCAGCGCAGTAACTGATCGTgagaaaaatagtgaaaataaagaaggagaCAGTGAGAGTGACTCGGATGAGGGACCACATTTTCCCAATACGCAGATAAAGATCAATTTGCCGGTCGGGAC AATGAAACCTCACCTGACTGCGATACCACCAGCAAAACCGCGCgctgaaaacgaagaagaagatgaagagaatGTGATTTACCTAGGAGATGAAAAACCTGTCATGTTGacaaagaaacaagaaaagaaagcaCCGAAAATAACTCACCAGAAGAAGCAGCCACCAAAAGAAGAGCAGAATGAAAAGGAAGCCAAGCAAAAAGACAAGGATTTGCCTAAGAGAGGGCAaaagggaaaattgaaaaagattaaAGAGAAGTACAAGGATCAGGACGAAGAGGACAGACGACTTTTAATGGAGGCATTAAAG TCAGCAGGTTCCGCAAAGGAGGATAAAcgtagaaacaaaaacaaggaTCCTTCGGGACCAAAGCAACAGGGTAAGAAGAAAGGTACGCCATTTACGCCGAAACCAACGCCAGTGAATCCGAATAACGAGGAAGACGGAGAGGAAGACGTGGGTCCAGCACCTGAGGTGGACATGCTGGATCAATTGACCGGTAAACCAGTTGCGGAAGATGAATTACTGTTTGCCGTACCAGTAGTCGCCCCTTACAATACTCTCAATAGCTACAA GTTCAAAGTAAAAATGACCCCAGGAACtgggaagagaggaaaagcCTCCAAAACCGCAGTTGCTATGTTTCTGCGAGACAGAGCTACCACACCTCGAGAGAAAGATTTGTTAAAGGCTGTTAAAGACGAGGTTATAGCGAGAAACTTACCTGGGAAAGTGAAAATCAGTGCCCCTCAAATGCAGAAGCATAGGAAATAG
- the LOC105686680 gene encoding serine/threonine-protein kinase VRK1-like yields MPGKGAMKSKKGANGYKLPDPIPVGEVLTDMLKKSWIIGPSIGVGGFGEIYSAAPYTGGVPKDYPNVIKIEPHGNGPLFVEMHFYMRSAKENDIVLWKKQNKLSFLGMPTFISSGSHDCHDTKYRFVVMERFGKNLWDIFLENNRKFQPHSVYKIALQIIDVLEYLHYKTYVHADIKGANLLQSLKSPDQIYLVDFGLAYHINSQTEYKPNPKKAHNGTIEYTSRDMHMGVPTMRGDFEILSYNMIQWICGSLPWEKNLTNPSAVQKQKQSAFQDLPKFLKECFSSVVPEPINKFMTLLKNMEYNDTPNYQKFKDILVKGLKDMGHKPNGKLNLAASDKTAKSATTPQAGKAKKVMAEGTRKSRRLLELLSPNRSLNSTNDSDLGSPMNQKKSNRAQDNPRILKNIPFTDDPDSEVEEKQTKKTRNKNNKDADVKVASKDKKVLKKKTKHYDPDETMSDDQSQVSLLGTKSRPKNDLKRKQATVELESSIDENNDSTKDMFTDDDEPAQPTPPKRTSKWQECSTIKNSRVFKPGEYKRENQNKIQKAKKR; encoded by the exons ATGCCCGGTAAAGGCGCGATGAAATCAAAGAAGGGGGCGAATGGTTACAAATTACCCGATCCAATACCTGTCGGAGAAGTTTTAACGGATATGTTAAAAAAGTCATGGATCATCGGGCCTTCTATTGGTGTTGGTGGCTTTGGAGAAATCTACTCGG cTGCACCTTACACTGGCGGTGTTCCAAAAGATTATCCAAATGTTATCAAGATT GAACCTCATGGAAATGGACCATTGTTTGTTGAAATGCATTTTTATATGCGGAGTGCCAAGGAGAATGACA TCGTATTATGGAAGAAACAGAATAAACTTTCGTTTCTTGGAATGCCAACCTTCATAAGCTCTGGAAGTCACGACTGTCATGATACCAAATACCGATTTGTGGTGATGGAACGTTTTGGAAAAAACTTGTGGGATATATTTCTGGAAAATAATCGCAAGTTTCAACCACACTCTGTTTATAAGATTGCTTTACAAATT ATCGACGTCTTGGAGTATTTACACTACAAGACATACGTCCATGCCGATATAAAGGGGGCAAATTTGCTGCAAAGCCTGAAGTCCCCGGATCAAATTTATCTAGTAGATTTTGGCCTAGCGTACCATATTAATTCACAGACTGAGTATAAGCCAAATCCAAAAAAAGCTCATAATGGCACAATTGAATATACAAGTAGAGACATGCATATGGGAG TTCCAACAATGCGAGGCGATTTTGAAATCTTGTCATACAACATGATACAATGGATCTGCGGTTCATTGccgtgggaaaaaaatttaacgaatccATCAGCGGTgcagaaacaaaaacagaGCGCCTTTCAAGACCTGCCCAAATTTTTGAAGGAATGTTTTTCCTCAGTTGTGCCGGAGCCGATTAATAAGTTTATGacattgttgaaaaatatggaatACAACGATACACCGAACTATCAAAAATTTAAAGACATTCTAGTAAAAGGGTTAAAAGACATGGGTCATAAACCAAATGGGAAATTGAATTTGGCCGCGAGCGACAAGACTGCAAAATCAGCAACAACCCCTCAAGCCGGTAAAGCCAAAAAGGTAATGGCAGAAGGAACCAGGAAGAGCCGTCGTCTTCTAGAACTCCTAAGTCCGAATCGTTCACTCAATTCTACTAATGACAGCGATCTTGGTTCCCCGATGAACCAGAAGAAGAGTAACCGAGCTCAGGATAACCCGAGAATCCTTAAGAACATCCCATTCACGGATGACCCGGATTCTGAAGTTGAAGAAAAGCAAACAAAGAaaactagaaataaaaataacaaagatgCTGACGTAAAGGTAGCTAGCAAAGATAAGAAagtgttgaagaaaaaaaccaaacactATGATCCTGATGAAACGATGTCCGACGATCAATCACAG GTCTCATTGCTGGGAACCAAATCACGACCCAAAAATGATTTGAAGCGGAAGCAAGCAACGGTCGAACTGGAAAGCTCCatagatgaaaataatgacaGTACCAAAGACATGTTCACTGACGACGACGAACCCGCCCAACCTACACCGCCGAAAAGAACTTCAAAATGGCAGGAATGTTCTACAATAAAGAACAGCAGAGTCTTCAAACCTGGAGAGTATAAACGCGAGAACCAGAACAAAATCCAAAAGGCAAAGAAAAGGTAA
- the LOC105686664 gene encoding 40S ribosomal protein S16, translating to MQKTKKEPIHSVQVFGRKKSATAVAYCKRGRGNLRVNGRPLEMVEPRVLQYKLQEPILLLGKEKFSAVDIRVRVNGGGHVAQIYAIRQAISKALVSYYQKYVDEASKKEIKDMLIQYDRTLLVADPRRCEPKKFGGPGARARYQKSYR from the exons ATGCAGAAG ACGAAGAAAGAACCCATCCATTCCGTGCAGGTCTTCGGTCGCAAG AAAAGCGCTACCGCTGTTGCATACTGCAAACGTGGCCGTGGCAATCTTAGGGTAAATGGACGCCCATTGGAAATGGTTGAGCCGAGAGTGCTCCAATATAAACTTCAGGAGCCAATCCTCCTCCTTGGCAAG gaAAAGTTTTCTGCCGTTGACATCAGAGTTAGAGTAAATGGTGGTGGACATGTTGCACAGATCTATGCCATCCGTCAGGCCATCTCTAAAGCCTTAGTATCGTACTACCAAAAGT ATGTTGACGAAGCTAGTAAAAAGGAGATCAAGGATATGCTTATTCAATACGACAGAACACTACTTGTTGCTGATCCCAGGCGCTGCGAGCCCAAGAAGTTTGGTGGACCAGGAGCCCGTGCTCGTTACCAGAAGTCTTACCGTTAA